ATTTATGATTTATTGATGTATCCACCTTCAGGGATATTGGTGTTACATTACTAGtagattacctctctctctctctctctctctctctctctcttggctctGCTCCTTTTCGGACGCTCTTTGTGGCAGCTTCCAAACTTTTCAATAGTCTCCCAAACTCTTCCGTGCTCTGCCTTACCCTGGCTTGTCTTGGTTCTTCTATTCCGTAATTCTATAAGCGTCTTTCCTCTCcacgtacactctctctctctctctctctctctctctctctctcgtaaggtaATTATCCAATAGTCAGATATCAATTATGTAGTTATGTTTATGGTCCCGTATCCAAACAACTAATTCggaattaaaacacacacacacacacacactaactgatCAAGATTTCGTCCCTCATAACCACTTCAGGACACAATAGCTTCAATATAACCATACAAGTAGTCTAGCATCGTAGCAGCCAATGATTTTAAGGAGATCTCTTATTGGTGGTTCATAACAACACTCAACTCTTGACTAGCGATCTCCACTTACCCCTACTGTCTTCCAtgcactcacacccacccaccaactcACCACATACTCGGAGAAGGCTACATACCACGTGGACACACCCTGAGTCTGGGACGAGTCACCTCACATTTCCTAAGGGAATGCCAGAATATGACGGACCCCAAGGCACTGAACACAACTAGACTGCTGCACCAAGCCCATAGCCATCGCATTGGAGAGCTACCGTGGAATGTAAGCGTATGATGCCGCTAAAACCTACCCTGTCGccatcatggagagagagagagagagagagagagagagagagagagagagagagagagagagagagagagagagagagagagagagagcactatcaTATATATCTTAAATAAGTTATTTTTGCACCAGATATGAATGTGATTTATTCAACAAAGGAAACCAGCAGAATTAGTGCACTTTACATTCTGCTGTTCGGGTGGCGAGTAAAGAGGCTTGATGTTTTTTCTGTCCCTTTGACAGCGGCCAGCAGAGGCGGGCCCTGATTCCACCTCCCCGCCGACCACCACTGGCTGCAGAGCGAGGCGTCATCCCCACTGCCACGGAAATATTAATTCGTGGGATAACATCCCTTCGGTTTTGGTGTCAGCCCAGCATCACGTGGCTTCCCAGCAATGCCGAGGCCGCCATGCATAGCGTGTGGATGGGTTCCGATACTGGTTCGAATCCTACGCTTTTAAATAATGGCGAAGAGTGTCTCCACAACCTTTCACATGCTGACCGAATGCCCCCGCCCAGCCGCCCAGCCCCCTCCTGACGCCACACAGGCACATACAACCCTTATTACCTTGTCCACCTGGAGAGGAGAGCCGCTGCACTGATGACGCCTTGGCTGCATGCAGGCGGTCCCGATGCACCGCGGGACCCTGCCCGGTGCTTGTCTCCTGCCGAGTGACTGGCACGAAGTATTGGAACTCATAACTGTACACTACATGGTGATTAAACTTAGAATATACTGATCTATATGACTCCCTTCCATGGTGTTGTTGGTCACTGTCCATGTAGTATCTAGGAGGGTCAAGTAAACGACACAGTATTAAAGGATCTTGGGTATTTAAAAACGTTTGCTGACCAACAAATTAAATGCACCTGCTGCAGAGTTGCCATCGATGATTAAAATTGTCTTTGGTTGACAGCTAACGCATTTGTATTTTCATTAATACACTATGGTTATCAAAATATCACTTAGACTATGTCACAAATAATTTTGAATGTAAGTGCATCAccattgttaaaaaaaaaaggtcataatGGTGCAAGTGTCTAGCGGCATCTGGCAGCCCTCCCTTCCCAGTGCAGGCCCGGGAGACAGCCGAGGAAGGCACTGCGTGACCCCAAACATTTATTAATACAGGTGCACGCCTCCTCCCAGCCTCCCTTGTAACACATACATTGGAAAGGTCTGAAAAGAAATTACAGGCAGGTTTCTTCAAAAAgagtatattttcatacaatacagACATGACCAGAACATAATTGTTATTTACATCAGAATAACCAAATAAATACACGTAACTATCAATTAATATTATCCAGAGCTATTCTCACGGTCTGTACCACCGACGTGCCCCGGCCGAGAACACCCGAGCTCTGCGTCAGGCTGCCGTCCAGTGCTTGGGGGCCGAACACACAGGTCAAGCGCCTCTGCCTTCCGGCGCGAAGCACTGACATGAGTTTCGGTCGTCGAGAACCAATGGCAGAACTTTCCAATTGGTAATATCTGAGGTGCGGTAACTcatttattattaattattattcttttctggTGGTGAATGAGACCGCGGCGCCCCTGCCCGGCCGGCCCTCGTTGGGCGTGACGGCGCTATCCACTGAGACACACGTGACGCCATGACCAGGTGATGGGAGACATGAGGGGTGAGAGTGAATATACATGGCATGAGATGAAGCAATGGGTCAGGAAAGCATATATCTCCTCATATTGGTGTTGTTCCTATGCCTAAGCACGTACACAcaaacggtctctctctctctctctctctctctctctctctctctctctctctctctctctctctctctctctctctctctctctgtgataatGACGCAGTGATGACGTGTGGATGACGTAAAGACCTATGTGAGTAGCGAAAtggaataaaattaaaataacaaacaaaaatatgatatcctatgagaaaaaaataacacgtaTTTGTTTAGAAGAAAACGTGGAACTGGTTTATGGTTGCCACTCCTGCTGGGGCACCGGGGCTACAGAGTCTCCGGGGGTCTTGGGGGAGGGGACGGGGGCATCCGATGGGGGAGAGGGGTTAGTGAGGGTCTGTGACCAATGGGGGAGCCtatggggggcgagggggggcagcAGCGGCCACTGCCTCCAGCCGCGTGTCATTCAGGTACAGCCGTCAGTCGACCTTCGTGcaaagtgaaggggaaaaaattcTATAAAACAAGAGTTTTGTGGCCGACAAGACGCGGGTTGTGGCGCGAGAATGacgggaggggcgggagggggacGCTGCTGGTGGGGTGCGGGCGGCGGgctgtggcggggcggggcagggggggaggaggtgtaaCACCGGGATTATATGTAGATTTTTGTACCATATCAAAACTCACGGAGCATCaccacaatgtgtgtgtgtgtgtgtgtgtgtgtgtgtgtgtgtgtgtgtgtgtatatatatatatatatatatatatatatatatatatatatatatatatatatatatatatatatatatatatatatatatatatatatatatatatatatatatatatatatatgatgaggcAGAAGAGCCGCATAGTGATAGCAGAGTGAAGTAATTGAAATTATTGTTCTTGAAGGTCATTGTAGAGAGGAGGTTTATGGGGCTGCGTatgaacaaggaaaaaacaacatGGTGTTcaaggcaggaaaaaaataaaacaggagaggGAGTAGGCTGTTGAGGGGTTTCGAGGCCCAGCGAGGCCTGgcgccccgcccgccgccgcccgccgccacgGGGAGCACTACGATAATGCGAGGGTCCTGGTGGCCAGACACACACCAATGATGAGACAAAATATTCTGGGAAATAAAGAACCATTCTCTCAGTCTCTCGTATGCACTCAGTCTTTCCTCTCACTCGCATCATTTTCCACTGTGAGAAAATATTATGTTCGAGTGTGAGTCTAACTTGCTATCCACTGAGCTTTAGTTCGGCAAAGCTTAGTAGTAGTATGAATGATCCTGTCCTACACTCATTGCTTGGCCTGTgtgacactgtgtgtgtgtgtgtgtgtgtgtgtgtgtgtgtgtgtgtgtgtgtgtgtgtgtgtgtgtgttttatttaatATGTTGTGTTAAGCTGTATACTATCGGTTTGTATTGTGATTTTTTATGCTGTGATGTGCCGTTAGATGTGATATAGTGTATCACGGTAACTGACGGTGgcagcggcagtggtggtggtgctgtagtgatggtactgtgtgtgtgtgtgtgtgtgtgtgtgtgtgtgtgtgtgtgtgtgtgtgtgtagtacgcCCGGAGTGCCAGGCCTGTCCCGGAGGAGCAAGTCGTGGCACGCGGGGCGGCATCACACGCGGCCTCCCGTCGCAGTCACCACACTCTactaaaatgaaaacaagaagacacCCAGAGAAAACAAAGCACCATAATATTTCCGTGACACCGACCGTCTCTGGCGGCCGCTGGAAACTGCCTTAAATAGAGTTCACTTCATTTGTTTTATTATCTGTTACCGGTTAGTTCCTCAGGTCCTGTTGAGGCCGCCACGTCACCGGCGGCGAGGCGGGACAGGAGCCGCCGCTCCGAGGGTCCGCGGCCCTGTCCTCCACCTCAGCCTCACACGACCTCGCCACACATGCAAGTTTGCACCGCTTTTTGGATTCCTATGAAAAAAAAGAGCGCTGCCGAGCCTCCATGTTGTCCTTTACATCTCATGGAATCAAGATGGTTTACACACGCGCACACGTACACATATGCACCCGCAAACAGCTGGTGTCGGTCCGCTCTTTGGTATACGCTCTACTATCAAGTAGCTTTACGGACTATATACACGTGCAGCACACGGTCACTGCCGACCTTCACGCAGCGCGGATCTGGGTTTTGTGCACGTCTGGAGGCGTCCCGCGTCATGTTTGCACTGGTGGCGTTAGTCTAAGCGGGTCGGCGCCCCCGGTGACCCGCCGGCCCTGGGCATTCCCGGGGTTTTTTCTAACACTTCTTAGTTGACCTGAGGTTAGCCTGGGGACGTCGGCAACTCCCGTCTGCTCCTGGAAAAACACTTGGCACCGACGGCTCCCGAGTGGTTAGTGTGTGTCCCGCGAgccggcgggggggaggggggctagaGTGGATTAGAGGAACAGACGGAACCGCCGCAAAGGGCGTTCACGGCCACCAAGCGGGTGTGTAGGTGACCTGAAGCAGCCCCGGGGGCCCGCCCTCATTTGTCGGCCATTTTAAGTGAATCTGGTAAGTCCGGACGTCGATCGAGACCATTAACCATTTTTTCGATTGATTTCAGCTCGGAGGCGACGGAGGCGGCGTGGGCGGCAGAGACGGAGTGGGCGGCGGTGCGACGCACACCCTCTTCTAGCCGCGACCCCGCCTTGGGGCTCACCGCCTGGAATGCTGAGGAGCCTCCGAGTGTTGTCTCGCCCAGCAGGGAGGATGAGAGCGTGGGCGTGAGGCAGGACGACGCGAATGACGACGACAGGGATGAGGACaacatggaagagagggaggccgcGGTGGAGGAGGCTAGGTAGGGCGTGAAGCGAGGCGGTTTGAGGCGGTCAGGCAGGAGTGGGGAGGGGGCGGCCGGGGAGGAAGATGTGGGTGGTGCGGCGCTGAGGGAGCTGCTGCCGCCACATCCACTGCCGCCCGCCGAGGACACCGCCAGCCCCGCCAACCCCTGGTAGGTGTGGGAGCCCAGCAGGTGGTGTCCTGCACCCGCCAACAGGTTGTGGGCGAGAAGCAGGTTGTGGGCCACCGGCAGTGAGGTGGGTGGGGAGAGCGGCGAGGACCCATGTGGAGGAGCCCCAGATCCGGACCCCAGAAGTGGTAGCTGTAGGGAAGGTGGGCTGAGCCCTGCACCCGAGGACCCGGGCAGCATGAGGCCGTGCAGCCCCGCCAGGCTCTGCGCCGCTCCGGGGTACAGCCCATGAGGGTACAGGTAGGGTAGCAGGTGTGGCGGCTGGAAGGGCGGACCAACGCTAATATTGGGGGTGGGGTCAGACCCGCCGGAACCTGAGGGCTCATCCTTCTCCGGCGCCACTTTCTTCAGCACGGAAAGCGAGCTCGGATCGTCCATGTCGGAATCTAGATCGCTCTTCCGCTTGACGGAGTCACGACCAGATTCGTCTGCGGCGTTGTTGTTGGTCTCCTCCCCCGACACGTCCGAGTCCATCAGCtctggaggggggagagaaaacaTGTTTTTGAGGCCGCCTTTTCCACACTTGTCATGCTGGAGGGCTCAGCATTATAtcagacaaaacaaataaatgtcATCCCCAGACGTCCCTCTGCCCGGCTCGGGTCATAACTCACCGTGAGCCGCGTCGCTGTGCGAGTCCGTCGTGCCGACCACGTCCAGGCGctcgtcatcatcgtcgtcgtccttGTGGTTCTCGGATTCCATGGGCGCGGAGTTGTCTGGGTAGTTGCGGATGTTTGGCAGCGCGATCTGGTGATCGATTTTCTGCTCCTCTGAAGTCCGGCTCATCACCACATTCCTGCAGAAAGAAGAACTGCATATTTAAGTCCAAAATCTGCATTGGTATATTGCAAATATGTGGAAAACAATAATCATATAATCGTTGGAGTTCATGCCCTTGGAAGCTTATGGAACACTAAGAAAAGTATGTAGAAGTAAAATGAAACGTAATAAGGTACagaatctctttcctctttttttcataatcttcAGGACATCTTTTTGCTTCCCTCGCCACCCTCctacttcctctttatt
The Eriocheir sinensis breed Jianghai 21 chromosome 12, ASM2467909v1, whole genome shotgun sequence DNA segment above includes these coding regions:
- the LOC126997406 gene encoding optomotor-blind protein-like isoform X1 encodes the protein MRFENLQELGHLVNSPPLNSPPPPITPQGPAGSMAYHPFLLQRPTDFSVNSLLTQSPSYLPTLGLPAAAAAAAAAGSPNPYSLLPKFPAHLGHHFTTAEDVLSQSHVRPLRSLLPEEDGVVDDPKVTLECKDLWEKFHKLGTEMVITKSGRRMFPAYKVRVSGLDKKAKYILLMDIVAADDCRYKFHNSRWMVAGKADPEMPKRMYIHPDSPATGEQWMQKVVSFHKLKLTNNITDKHGFGGAEAKTILNSMHKYQPRFHLVRANDILKLPYSTFRTYVFKETEFLAVTAYQNEKITQLKIDNNPFAKGFRDSGAGKREKNSSFCRNVVMSRTSEEQKIDHQIALPNIRNYPDNSAPMESENHKDDDDDDERLDVVGTTDSHSDAAHELMDSDVSGEETNNNAADESGRDSVKRKSDLDSDMDDPSSLSVLKKVAPEKDEPSGSGGSDPTPNISVGPPFQPPHLLPYLYPHGLYPGAAQSLAGLHGLMLPGSSGAGLSPPSLQLPLLGSGSGAPPHGSSPLSPPTSLPVAHNLLLAHNLLAGAGHHLLGSHTYQGLAGLAVSSAGGSGCGGSSSLSAAPPTSSSPAAPSPLLPDRLKPPRFTPYLASSTAASLSSMLSSSLSSSFASSCLTPTLSSSLLGETTLGGSSAFQAVSPKAGSRLEEGVRRTAAHSVSAAHAASVASELKSIEKMVNGLDRRPDLPDSLKMADK
- the LOC126997406 gene encoding optomotor-blind protein-like isoform X2, coding for MRFENLQELGHLVNSPPLNSPPPPITPQGPAGSMAYHPFLLQRPTDFSVNSLLTQSPSYLPTLGLPAAAAAAAAAGSPNPYSLLPKFPAHLGHHFTTAEDVLSQSHVRPLRSLLPEEDGVVDDPKVTLECKDLWEKFHKLGTEMVITKSGRQMFPQVKFRVSGLDPKAKYILLLDIVAADDCRYKFHNSRWMVAGKADPEMPKRMYIHPDSPATGEQWMQKVVSFHKLKLTNNITDKHGFGGAEAKTILNSMHKYQPRFHLVRANDILKLPYSTFRTYVFKETEFLAVTAYQNEKITQLKIDNNPFAKGFRDSGAGKREKNSSFCRNVVMSRTSEEQKIDHQIALPNIRNYPDNSAPMESENHKDDDDDDERLDVVGTTDSHSDAAHELMDSDVSGEETNNNAADESGRDSVKRKSDLDSDMDDPSSLSVLKKVAPEKDEPSGSGGSDPTPNISVGPPFQPPHLLPYLYPHGLYPGAAQSLAGLHGLMLPGSSGAGLSPPSLQLPLLGSGSGAPPHGSSPLSPPTSLPVAHNLLLAHNLLAGAGHHLLGSHTYQGLAGLAVSSAGGSGCGGSSSLSAAPPTSSSPAAPSPLLPDRLKPPRFTPYLASSTAASLSSMLSSSLSSSFASSCLTPTLSSSLLGETTLGGSSAFQAVSPKAGSRLEEGVRRTAAHSVSAAHAASVASELKSIEKMVNGLDRRPDLPDSLKMADK
- the LOC126997406 gene encoding optomotor-blind protein-like isoform X3, which translates into the protein MRFENLQELGHLVNSPPLNSPPPPITPQGPAGSMAYHPFLLQRPTDFSVNSLLTQSPSYLPTLGLPAAAAAAAAAGSPNPYSLLPKFPAHLGHHFTTAEDVLSQSHVRPLRSLLPEEDGVVDDPKVTLECKDLWEKFHKLGTEMVITKSGRRMFPAYKVRVSGLDKKAKYILLMDIVAADDCRYKFHNSRWMVAGKADPEMPKRMYIHPDSPATGEQWMQKVVSFHKLKLTNNITDKHGFGGAEAKTILNSMHKYQPRFHLVRANDILKLPYSTFRTYVFKETEFLAVTAYQNEKITQLKIDNNPFAKGFRDSGAGKREKKNVVMSRTSEEQKIDHQIALPNIRNYPDNSAPMESENHKDDDDDDERLDVVGTTDSHSDAAHELMDSDVSGEETNNNAADESGRDSVKRKSDLDSDMDDPSSLSVLKKVAPEKDEPSGSGGSDPTPNISVGPPFQPPHLLPYLYPHGLYPGAAQSLAGLHGLMLPGSSGAGLSPPSLQLPLLGSGSGAPPHGSSPLSPPTSLPVAHNLLLAHNLLAGAGHHLLGSHTYQGLAGLAVSSAGGSGCGGSSSLSAAPPTSSSPAAPSPLLPDRLKPPRFTPYLASSTAASLSSMLSSSLSSSFASSCLTPTLSSSLLGETTLGGSSAFQAVSPKAGSRLEEGVRRTAAHSVSAAHAASVASELKSIEKMVNGLDRRPDLPDSLKMADK
- the LOC126997406 gene encoding optomotor-blind protein-like isoform X4, coding for MDPLTQTFPRGDGATLAVGAVPSVPGARSWGAERKSTDESSVFVSTAVFRRLGSEHRKRASRQMFPQVKFRVSGLDPKAKYILLLDIVAADDCRYKFHNSRWMVAGKADPEMPKRMYIHPDSPATGEQWMQKVVSFHKLKLTNNITDKHGFGGAEAKTILNSMHKYQPRFHLVRANDILKLPYSTFRTYVFKETEFLAVTAYQNEKITQLKIDNNPFAKGFRDSGAGKREKNSSFCRNVVMSRTSEEQKIDHQIALPNIRNYPDNSAPMESENHKDDDDDDERLDVVGTTDSHSDAAHELMDSDVSGEETNNNAADESGRDSVKRKSDLDSDMDDPSSLSVLKKVAPEKDEPSGSGGSDPTPNISVGPPFQPPHLLPYLYPHGLYPGAAQSLAGLHGLMLPGSSGAGLSPPSLQLPLLGSGSGAPPHGSSPLSPPTSLPVAHNLLLAHNLLAGAGHHLLGSHTYQGLAGLAVSSAGGSGCGGSSSLSAAPPTSSSPAAPSPLLPDRLKPPRFTPYLASSTAASLSSMLSSSLSSSFASSCLTPTLSSSLLGETTLGGSSAFQAVSPKAGSRLEEGVRRTAAHSVSAAHAASVASELKSIEKMVNGLDRRPDLPDSLKMADK